The Streptomyces europaeiscabiei genome window below encodes:
- a CDS encoding VOC family protein has protein sequence MTTGLTSARWTHVALPTGDLDKAIEFYTSLTPLVVVERFKDADGESVWLSNDKQAETPFVLVLVSFNKDRGTQQGLLHPFAHIGIEVPERGDVDALADRARELGCLHWEPRQMPDPIGYICALKDPDGNVVEISHDQRVFDTVRQKWGSS, from the coding sequence GTGACTACCGGTCTCACCTCGGCCCGCTGGACTCACGTCGCGCTGCCGACCGGCGATCTTGACAAGGCGATCGAGTTCTACACCTCGCTGACTCCCCTGGTCGTCGTCGAGCGCTTCAAGGACGCCGACGGCGAAAGCGTCTGGCTCTCCAACGACAAGCAGGCCGAGACGCCCTTCGTGCTCGTCCTGGTGTCGTTCAACAAGGACAGGGGCACCCAGCAGGGCCTGCTGCACCCGTTCGCGCACATCGGCATCGAGGTGCCGGAGCGCGGGGACGTCGACGCGCTCGCGGACAGGGCCCGCGAACTGGGCTGTCTGCACTGGGAGCCCCGGCAGATGCCCGACCCCATCGGCTACATCTGCGCCCTGAAGGACCCCGACGGCAACGTCGTCGAGATCTCCCACGACCAGCGTGTCTTCGACACGGTCCGGCAGAAGTGGGGTTCGTCCTGA
- a CDS encoding ABC transporter permease, translating into MSVLDSTTTILASGVRLTVPLAFAACGEYLAERAGAMNISVEAMMLSAAFTSVATASATGSATVGLMAGVMTGVVVGFVHGNLSHRAQINTFVVGLVLNALVLGLTSYLITTEQFASHQVGVVSIPLLEDIPLIGKPLFSERWPAYLLILVVPLTWLLVERSRWGLELRAVGENPQAADVTGIKVNVRRRQALLWCGALAGLGGAYLAVGEVGSFNQNMTAGRGYLVIAAVIFGAWRLGRTMLGCLVFGLSDAMRLALPALGVTLNAQLLVAAPYLLALLAMLLFTTQHREPAALGRPFVRGST; encoded by the coding sequence GTGAGCGTTCTGGACAGCACCACGACCATTCTCGCGAGCGGCGTCCGGCTGACCGTGCCGTTGGCCTTCGCCGCCTGCGGTGAGTACCTGGCCGAGCGCGCCGGCGCGATGAACATCTCCGTCGAGGCAATGATGCTCAGCGCCGCGTTCACCTCGGTCGCCACCGCCAGCGCGACCGGCAGCGCCACCGTCGGCCTCATGGCCGGCGTCATGACCGGCGTCGTCGTCGGTTTCGTGCACGGCAACCTCTCCCACCGGGCCCAGATCAACACCTTCGTCGTCGGCCTCGTGCTGAACGCGCTGGTGCTCGGGCTGACGAGCTACCTGATCACGACCGAGCAGTTCGCCTCGCACCAGGTCGGGGTGGTGTCGATCCCGCTGCTCGAGGACATCCCGCTCATCGGCAAGCCGCTGTTCTCCGAACGCTGGCCCGCCTATCTCCTGATTCTGGTGGTGCCGCTGACCTGGTTGTTGGTGGAGCGCAGCCGTTGGGGCCTGGAACTCCGGGCGGTGGGGGAGAACCCGCAGGCCGCCGACGTCACGGGCATCAAGGTGAACGTACGCCGGAGGCAGGCCCTGCTGTGGTGCGGCGCGCTGGCCGGCCTCGGTGGCGCGTACCTCGCGGTCGGCGAGGTCGGATCGTTCAACCAGAACATGACCGCCGGACGCGGCTACCTCGTCATCGCCGCGGTGATCTTCGGGGCCTGGCGGCTCGGCCGGACCATGCTCGGCTGCCTGGTGTTCGGCCTCTCCGACGCGATGCGCCTGGCGCTCCCCGCGCTCGGTGTCACCCTCAACGCCCAACTGCTCGTCGCGGCCCCGTATCTGCTCGCGCTCCTCGCCATGCTGCTGTTCACCACCCAGCACCGAGAACCCGCGGCGCTCGGCCGACCCTTCGTGCGCGGGTCGACCTGA
- a CDS encoding aldo/keto reductase — MRYRILGGTGIEVSELCLGSMMFGAWGNTDEAECHRIVSTALDAGVNFVDTADVYAFGESEEILGRALKGRRDDVVLVSKFHNQMPGRPLDRNRRGNSRLWITRAVEDSLRRLRTDHLDVYLVHRPDPRTGIEETLGALSDLVRAGKVRAIGTSSFPAEEIVEAQWAARRAGRERFTVEQLSYSVLARHAEAAALPTAQRHRMGVMVWSPLSGGWLTGKYRAGSEPAGDSRARTHGDHFDYADERIRERKLAVVEELVRLAADENCTLVELALRFVLAHPGVTSALMGPRTHDQLLTQLTAVDRPLSAEALDRIDELVAPGSVLNPRDIGHTPPALETAALRRR, encoded by the coding sequence GTGCGCTACCGGATTCTGGGTGGGACGGGCATCGAGGTGAGCGAGCTCTGCCTCGGGTCGATGATGTTCGGGGCCTGGGGCAACACCGACGAGGCGGAGTGCCACCGCATCGTGTCGACGGCGCTGGACGCGGGGGTCAACTTCGTCGATACGGCTGACGTGTACGCCTTCGGCGAGTCCGAGGAGATCCTCGGCCGCGCGCTGAAGGGACGCCGCGACGACGTCGTACTCGTGTCGAAGTTCCACAACCAGATGCCCGGAAGGCCTCTCGACCGCAACCGGCGCGGCAACTCCAGGCTCTGGATCACGCGTGCCGTGGAGGACAGCCTGCGACGGCTGCGGACGGACCACCTCGATGTGTATCTCGTCCACCGTCCCGACCCCCGGACCGGCATCGAGGAGACGCTCGGTGCGCTGAGCGACCTGGTGCGGGCGGGCAAGGTGCGGGCGATCGGGACCTCGAGCTTCCCGGCAGAGGAGATCGTGGAGGCGCAGTGGGCGGCACGGCGAGCCGGCCGCGAGCGGTTCACCGTGGAACAGCTGTCGTACTCGGTCCTGGCCCGGCACGCGGAGGCCGCAGCCCTGCCCACCGCGCAACGGCACCGTATGGGGGTCATGGTGTGGAGCCCGCTGAGCGGCGGCTGGCTGACGGGCAAGTACCGGGCCGGCTCCGAACCGGCGGGAGACTCGCGCGCGCGGACCCACGGTGACCACTTCGACTACGCCGACGAGCGGATACGCGAGCGCAAGCTTGCGGTCGTCGAGGAACTCGTGCGCCTCGCCGCCGACGAGAACTGCACACTCGTCGAGCTGGCGCTGCGGTTCGTACTCGCCCATCCCGGCGTCACCTCGGCCCTCATGGGCCCGCGCACCCATGACCAGCTCCTGACGCAGCTCACCGCAGTGGACCGGCCCCTGTCGGCCGAGGCACTGGACCGGATCGACGAACTCGTCGCGCCGGGCAGTGTGCTCAACCCACGCGACATCGGCCATACGCCTCCGGCGCTGGAGACCGCGGCGCTCCGCCGCCGCTGA